From the Helianthus annuus cultivar XRQ/B chromosome 17, HanXRQr2.0-SUNRISE, whole genome shotgun sequence genome, the window TCTCGGTCCTGCGTGGATGCCGCATATTCCCCAATGGATTTCCCTTATAACGTAACTTGCTTCCTCTGGTGTTAGGCACTTTAAGAGCGGACCTAGAAAGGTTTTTCTGTAGAGTTGACCATCGTGCATCTGATACTGCAGCGCTTTTACTTTCAACTTCCGCGCCTGAGCTTTGTCTTCCGGAAGCGTCCCATTTTTCAAGTAATCCACGATCGGAGTCATCCAAGAATTATCGGGCGTGGAGACTGACATAACTGACCTTGTCTGTTGGATGGCCGGAATCTGCAAGGTTTCGACTAGAACCTCTTTTGATAAATGACAGAATGCTACGGACGCAagcttgctcaaggcatcggcctttttgtttttgcTCCTCGGTATGTGTACTATTTTGCAGGAATCGAAAGAGGAGATTAGACTGTTGACCTGCTGAAGATACCGAACCATATTATCCTCTCGTGCTTCGTACTCGCCGCTGACTTGATTGGCTACCAATAATGAATCAACATGAGCTAATACGGAGGTTGCACCTGCTTTGGCTGCGGTTTGCAGGCCTGCAAggagagcctcatattctgcttcattgtttGAGGTTTTAAATTCGAAACGTAAAGCATAGGTATACTCTATTCCTTCCGGATCTATTAGGATCAATCCTGCTCCCGAGCCTTCTTTACTGGAGGCCCCATCGGTGTATAAGTTCCATACCTTTGGCAAGGCGGGTTTTTCCTTGGTGCTCTCTCCGGTTGGGACCTCTGTAAGGAAATCTGCCACTGCCTGGCCTTTTACTGGACCTCTGGTACGATAGGTGATATCGAAGGCACTgagctctattgcccatttggTGAGACGTCCGGAGACCTCTGGCTTCCTGAGGATTTGCTGGATCTGGAGATCAGTCTGTACTTCTATATTGAAAGCTTGGAAGTACCTTCGGAGGCGTCTGGAAGCATGTACCAAGGCGAGTGCTAATTTTTCGATCATCGGGTACCGAGTTTCGTAGTCTTTCAGTATACGGCTCACGTAATAGACCGGGATTTGTGCCTGATTCCGGTGTactacgagtactgcacttatcGCAAAATGGGAAGCAGAGAGATATACCGTGACAGTTTCTCCGGTAGCTGGTGCGGTTAAAGTAGGTAAGGATCCGAGACATACCTTCAGCTCCTGAAATGCCGAATCTGCTTCTGGCGTCCACTCTATTTGGCCTTTTGCCGTTCGTTTTTTCAATACATTCATGAAAGGGATAGAGCGGTTTGCCGCTTTTGAAACAAAACGATGAAGGGCGACGAGCTTGCCATTTAGAGACTGGATCTCTTTGATAGTTTTAGGAGGCTGCATGGAGACTACCGCTTTGATTTTATCAGGATGCGCCTGGATTCCAGATCGTGTAACCCATACCCCGAGGAATTTTCCCTCTTCTAAGCCGAAAGAGCATTTTTTGGGATTGAGTTTAAGGTTGATACTCCGAAGCCTGGTGAAGGTTTCGAGTATGTCATCTATCATGTCGTCTTCGGCCCGGCTTTTTATGACTAGGTCATCGACATAGATCTCCAAGTTTCTTCCGATCTGATCTTTAAACGCTTTATCCATTAATCTCTGGTATGTGGCTCCGACGTTTTTTAAGCCGAATGGCATTTTAGTATAACAAAACAGACCCTCATTTGTTACGAACGCGGTCTTATCTTCGTCCTCCGAAGCCATTTGGATTTGATGATAACCCTTATACGCATCTAGGAAGCACTTAAGACGGAAACTTGAGAGGGAGTCTATCTTTAAATCAATCTCTGGCAAAGGATAGCAGTCCTTTGGGCACGCATTGTTTAGATCGGAAAAATCGACGCACATTCTCCAGGTTTTGTCTTTCTTTGTTACCATTACTGGATTAGAGACCCAAGTTTGGTAGCGTACCTCTCTTATAATACCGGCGCTCAGCAGCTTTCGTACGTCTTCGGAGATGGCCTTGTTACGAGCCGGGGCCATGTTTCTTTTTCTCTGAGCTACTGGTTTTATTGAGTGCGACACTTTTAACTTATGTTCGGCTAAACACCGGGGAACTCCAACCATGTCGGAGGTTTGCCAGGCGAATACGTCGAGTGAATTGGACAGTAGTTTCCACAACTTCTTCTTGGTTTGCTCGGGAAGTTGGGCCCCGATTGCAATTTTTTGTTCAGGAAAGTGTGGGTGTATAGCCCATTCTTCCGTGAGAGTATTAGGAGGCTCGTCATTAGCATCGCTCTGTCGTATTTCGGCTACACCGATCGTAGATTCGGAGTACAGTGTTGCTACCCCTGCTTCGGTGGGAAATTTTAACGCTCCATGTATGGTAGAACTGATAATTCCGAAGGCGCACATACCGGGTCTTCCTAGTATGACATTGTGGACGGACCTTGCTTCAACCACTAGGTACGTCAGATTGACAGTTCGAACCAAACTTCCTTCCCCCATCGTTGTCGGCAGAGTGATTTGGCCTAACGGCTGTACCACCTCTCCGGAAAAACTGACCAAAGGCATTGATACTCGGAGCAATTTCGCCTTTGTCTGTGGGGCTAACTGTTGAAAACATTGCTTGTACATAATCTCGGTGGCGCTACCGCTGTCAACGTATACTCTTCGAACCTTGTGACCTGCAATGATTGCGGACACTATGACTGGTCCATCCTTGATATCTTCCAGACTGATGGGCGGGAAACCAATGGGTTGCTGCATCCAAGCGGCCAAGTGCTGATTGGATCGCTTGATGCCTTGGTTGTTCACCCTTCGGATCATGCAAATTGCTGGTTGATTGTTCGGATTATCTCCCGAATTTCCTGAAGATTTTCCTTCCTTTACTTCTTTGACTAGGTGCGATAGCTTTCCGGACCGTACTGCTTTTTCTATTTCTTGCTTCAAAGACCAGCAGTCATCTGTATTGTGACCCCGAGCATGATGGTAGTCACAATATTTCTTGGAATTTTTGTCTCCTGGGTTTCGAAGTTTTGATGGAGCGGGGAAATTCGCCCCTTCCGCACTGAGAATTTCACTGGGAGTTTTGGAGAGATCTGATAAATTGTAAAATCTTGACCAGAGCTTTTTCCGCGTGGAGGTCTGTCATTTCTGCTATAAGGGTGTGATCGTCCCCTGCTCCCCGGTGGGGTTTTATCAAACACCGACCCACCATTTTTCTTCCACGAAGACATCTTGTGATCTGACTCCGGAGCAGGATTACATGCGTTCTTGCCTCGAGCAAAAGCTCTGGCTCGT encodes:
- the LOC110924850 gene encoding uncharacterized protein LOC110924850 — protein: MAAPGSLNLGSTAFSTQVTAPASIVSTTSATLSSGPGTTLPFILLPTLQTSEFDAEFLAKNASLLRRLKAQQARDEQILGLRTRLFHEEAPIGTMGPTMITPPTFSTVVTSKTYTGYVQGSSGPSPAMTMRNETQMDVISDPELTKPYHPVSMTAKSKFSARITHAKLPPKLKMPTTVKKYDGTTDPDDHMFEFDGAARVEQWPMPAWCFMFAQTLTGAARVWFDALNEGEINDFEEFRRLFLQNFSQQRHYPKEITEVHNIRRKDGESLDSFIDRFNRESMQISGVVDQLRISGFCHGVRNNQLVEKLHENFPKTMEVLMERARAFARGKNACNPAPESDHKMSSWKKNDLSKTPSEILSAEGANFPAPSKLRNPGDKNSKKYCDYHHARGHNTDDCWSLKQEIEKAVRSGKLSHLVKEVKEGKSSGNSGDNPNNQPAICMIRRVNNQGIKRSNQHLAAWMQQPIGFPPISLEDIKDGPVIVSAIIAGHKVRRVYVDSGSATEIMYKQCFQQLAPQTKAKLLRVSMPLVSFSGEVVQPLGQITLPTTMGEGSLVRTVNLTYLVVEARSVHNVILGRPGMCAFGIISSTIHGALKFPTEAGVATLYSESTIGVAEIRQSDANDEPPNTLTEEWAIHPHFPEQKIAIGAQLPEQTKKKLWKLLSNSLDVFAWQTSDMVGVPRCLAEHKLKVSHSIKPVAQRKRNMAPARNKAISEDVRKLLSAGIIREVRYQTWVSNPVMVTKKDKTWRMCVDFSDLNNACPKDCYPLPEIDLKIDSLSSFRLKCFLDAYKGYHQIQMASEDEDKTAFVTNEGLFCYTKMPFGLKNVGATYQRLMDKAFKDQIGRNLEIYVDDLVIKSRAEDDMIDDILETFTRLRSINLKLNPKKCSFGLEEGKFLGVWVTRSGIQAHPDKIKAVVSMQPPKTIKEIQSLNGKLVALHRFVSKAANRSIPFMNVLKKRTAKGQIEWTPEADSAFQELKVCLGSLPTLTAPATGETVTVYLSASHFAISAVLVVHRNQAQIPVYYVSRILKDYETRYPMIEKLALALVHASRRLRRYFQAFNIEVQTDLQIQQILRKPEVSGRLTKWAIELSAFDITYRTRGPVKGQAVADFLTEVPTGESTKEKPALPKVWNLYTDGASSKEGSGAGLILIDPEGIEYTYALRFEFKTSNNEAEYEALLAGLQTAAKAGATSVLAHVDSLLVANQVSGEYEAREDNMVRYLQQVNSLISSFDSCKIVHIPRSKNKKADALSKLASVAFCHLSKEVLVETLQIPAIQQTRSVMSVSTPDNSWMTPIVDYLKNGTLPEDKAQARKLKVKALQYQMHDGQLYRKTFLGPLLKCLTPEEASYVIREIHWGICGIHAGPRMVIAKIMNAGYFWPGMHQSAINELQSCEDYQRHAPVSHRAKNNLVPVMSAWPFQKWGIDIVGPFPVSTGGVRFLLVAIDYFTKWVEAKPLWTITGDQVLRFAWENIVCRFGMPLCIVSDNGKQFAEKPFKTWCQRMHIEQSFASVAHPQANGQVERANQSIVEGIKKRLGKEGVSWADELPHVLWAHRTMPKTSNKETPFSLTYGTEAVIPAEVGIPTPRIQLSQQENERELRLNLDLIEERRELAAIREAKYKKELEKHYNSKIKETRFKIGEYVMRSNEASLTEGTGKLAPKWEGPYQIKTAGKDGAYTLSKMDGTSVPRTWNGVHLKKCYL